The following proteins come from a genomic window of Coffea arabica cultivar ET-39 chromosome 11c, Coffea Arabica ET-39 HiFi, whole genome shotgun sequence:
- the LOC113717418 gene encoding flavonol sulfotransferase-like, which yields MAIPSLTQNSSSYIEGGDEQTLFNKEKEDGSDQILSVLPRERGWLSEHIHLYQGFWYSTGVLKGLLILQKHFWAKPSDILLATYPKSGTTWLKALLFTITNRTCISHPNQNPLLTANPHELVPMLESYAAANPVNPKPPNSLMHTHIPYTSLPESTKSSGCHIVYVYRDPKDVLVSCWHFVNMLKPEAVPRISLAEAFEKFSKGVSPYGPYWNHVLGYWKASIEWPERVFFIRYEDLKKEPCFHTKRLAEFLGMPFTTDKEGESLVSKVVEFCSFKNLSNLDVNKTGSHSGFGFPVIENKIFFREGRVGDSQNYLEREMMDHLDQVTEEKFKKFHLKTFSQEDDEKSEVPIAL from the coding sequence ATGGCAATCCCTTCATTGACCCAAAACTCTTCTTCCTACATTGAAGGCGGTGATGAACAAACATTgtttaacaaagaaaaagaagatggcAGTGATCAAATTCTCTCTGTGCTCCCTAGAGAAAGAGGGTGGTTAAGTGAGCACATTCACTTGTACCAAGGTTTTTGGTATTCCACGGGAGTTCTCAAGGGACTCCTAATTCTCCAGAAACATTTTTGGGCAAAACCAAGTGACATCCTCTTGGCCACATATCCAAAATCGGGAACAACCTGGCTAAAGGCACTCCTTTTCACCATAACAAATCGTACATGTATCAGTCATCCCAATCAAAATCCTTTGCTAACGGCAAACCCTCATGAACTGGTTCCCATGCTGGAATCATATGCCGCCGCGAATCCTGTAAACCCAAAGCCACCCAATTCTCTCATGCACACTCACATTCCTTACACCTCTTTACCAGAATCGACAAAATCTTCAGGCTGCCATATTGTCTATGTTTATCGAGACCCGAAGGATGTGTTAGTGTCATGTTGGCACTTTGTAAACATGCTGAAACCTGAAGCAGTGCCACGAATTTCATTAGCAGAGGCATTTGAAAAGTTCTCTAAGGGTGTTTCACCATATGGACCATACTGGAATCATGTGTTGGGGTATTGGAAAGCAAGTATAGAATGGCCTGAAAGAGTATTCTTTATTAGATATGAAGACTTGAAGAAAGAGCCTTGTTTCCATACAAAGAGATTAGCAGAATTCTTGGGGATGCCTTTCACAACGGACAAAGAAGGTGAAAGCCTGGTAAGTAAAGTGGTAGAGTTCTGTAGTTTTAAGAATCTGAGCAATCTCGATGTGAATAAAACAGGATCACACTCAGGGTTCGGGTTTCCGGTCATAGAAAACAAGATCTTTTTCAGGGAAGGTCGGGTTGGTGATTCCCAAAACTATCTTGAAAGAGAAATGATGGATCATTTGGATCAAGTTACtgaagaaaaatttaagaaatttcatttgaagaCATTTTCTCAGGAGGATGATGAGAAGTCAGAGGTACCTATTGCCCTGTGA
- the LOC113715823 gene encoding flavonol 4'-sulfotransferase-like, whose product MDHIGIMCWEASIELLERVFFIRYEDLKKEPCFHTKRLAEFLGLPFSTDKEGESLVSKLVELCSFKNLSNLDVNKIGSHSGFGFLVIENKIFFREGQIDDSQNYLESEMMDHLDQVTEERFKKFHLTAFSSEDDEKSDVSIAMQF is encoded by the coding sequence ATGGACCATATTGGCATCATGTGTTGGGAAGCAAGTATAGAATTGCTTGAAAGAGTATTCTTTATTAGATATGAGGACTTGAAGAAAGAGCCTTGTTTCCATACAAAGAGATTAGCAGAATTCCTGGGGCTGCCTTTCTCAACAGACAAAGAAGGTGAAAGCCTGGTAAGTAAATTGGTAGAGCTCTGTAGTTTTAAGAATCTGAGCAACCTGGATGTGAATAAAATAGGATCACACTCAGGGTTCGGGTTTCTGGTCATAGAAAACAAGATCTTTTTCAGGGAAGGTCAGATTGATGATTCCCAAAACTATCTTGAAAGTGAAATGATGGATCATTTGGATCAAGTTACTGAAGAAAGGTTTAAGAAATTTCATTTGACGGCGTTTTCCTCTGAGGATGATGAGAAGTCAGACGTGTCTATAGCCATGCAATTTTAG